Proteins encoded within one genomic window of Cucumis sativus cultivar 9930 chromosome 3, Cucumber_9930_V3, whole genome shotgun sequence:
- the LOC101208931 gene encoding syntaxin-121, which yields MNDLFSSRSFSRDAHVVEMGNNASSSPTAVNLDKFFEDVESVKDELKELERLYSNLHDSHEQSKTLHNAKAVKDLRSRMDTDVSLALKKAKLIKVRLEALDRSNAANRSLPGCGPGSSSDRTRTSVVNGLRKKLQDSMESFNNLRQQISSEYRETVQRRYYTVTGENPDEKTIDVLISTGESETFLQKAIQEQGRGRILDTISEIQERHDAVKDLERNLKELHQVFMDMAVLVHEQGEKLDDIESQVNRAHSFVRGGTQELTTARVYQKNTRKWTIIAIIILLLVVLVIVLSLQPWKKNNSSSPATP from the exons ATGAACGATTTATTCTCCTCTCGCTCCTTTTCCCGCGACGCCCATGTCGTTGAAATGGGCAACAACGCCTCCTCTTCCCCCACTGCTGTTAATCTCGATAAGTTCTTTGAAGACGTTGAGTCTGTTAAAGACGAGCTCAAGGAGCTTGAACGACTTTACTCCAACCTTCATGACTCCCATGAACAGAGCAAGACCCTTCACAATGCTAAGGCTGTCAAGGACCTCCGATCTCGCATGGATACTGATGTTTCCCTTGCTCTTAAGAAGGCTAAACTCATTAAGGTTCGATTGGAGGCTCTTGATCGCTCCAATGCTGCCAACCGGAGCCTCCCTGGTTGTGGTCCTGGTTCCTCTTCTGATCGGACTCGGACTTCTGTAGTCAACGGTTTGAGGAAGAAATTGCAGGATTCTATGGAGAGTTTTAACAATCTTAGGCAACAGATCTCCTCTGAGTACAGGGAGACCGTTCAGCGAAGATATTACACTGTTACTGGTGAAAATCCGGACGAGAAAACCATTGATGTCTTGATATCTACAG GTGAAAGTGAGACATTCTTGCAGAAAGCCATTCAAGAACAAGGCAGAGGCAGAATCTTAGACACCATTAGTGAGATCCAGGAGAGGCATGATGCTGTAAAAGACCTGGAAAGGAACCTCAAAGAGCTGCACCAGGTTTTCATGGACATGGCAGTTTTAGTGCACGAACAAGGCGAGAAACTCGACGACATCGAAAGCCAAGTGAACAGGGCTCATTCTTTTGTTCGAGGTGGCACACAGGAGTTGACAACAGCCAGAGTATACCAGAAAAACACCCGGAAATGGACAATTATTGCCATCATCATTTTGCTACTCGTTGTCTTGGTGATTGTCCTCAGCCTGCAGccttggaagaaaaataacagTAGTTCACCCGCAACACCCTAA
- the LOC101209174 gene encoding putative deoxyribonuclease TATDN1 isoform X1, with product MATLRMIDIAVNFTDGMFKGIYHGKQYHAADLAAVLSRAWSAGVQRIIVTGGSLEESREALKIAETDGLFCFCCLNSVELLICFQTLFLLVQPVVLLVGRLFCTVGVHPTRCKEFEESGDPETYFQALLSLTKEGIEKGKVVAVGECGLDYDRLHFCPADIQKKYFEKQFELAHTTKLPMFLHMRAAAEDFCDIVERNKQRFCAGVVHSFTDSAEDRDKLLSFSNLYIGINGCSLKTAENLDVVRGIPIERLMIETDSPYCEIKNTHAGIKLVKSVWASKKKEKHDEQCIVKGRNEPCLVRQVLEVLAGCKGIMDINQLSETLYHNTCRVFFPQDLDSAADALLAGSRDLEEKI from the exons ATGGCAACACTGCGAATGATAG ATATTGCAGTTAATTTTACAG ATGGTATGTTCAAAGGAATTTACCATGGTAAGCAATACCACGCAGCTGACCTAGCAGCTGTATTGAGCAGGGCTTGGAGTGCTGGGGTTCAGCGAATCATT GTGACCGGTGGATCACTCGAGGAATCAAGGGAAGCCCTTAAAATTGCAGAAACAGatggtttattttgtttttgttgtttaaattCTGTTGAACTTCTTATCtgttttcaaactttgtttctCTTGGTTCAACCTGTTGTTTTGCTTGTAGGAAGGCTTTTTTGTACTGTGGGTGTGCATCCAACTAGATGCAAG GAATTTGAAGAGAGTGGTGACCCAGAGACATATTTTCAGGCTCTTCTTTCATTGACCAAAGAGGGAATTGAGAAAGGAAAG GTCGTTGCAGTTGGTGAATGTGGATTAGATTATGACAGGCTTCATTTTTGCCCTGCTGATATTCAAAAGAA ATATTTCGAGAAGCAGTTTGAATTAGCACATACAACAAAGCTTCCTATGTTTCTACACATGCGTGCAGCTGCTGAAGATTTTTGTGATATTGTAGAGCGAAATAAGCAAAG GTTTTGTGCTGGAGTTGTTCATTCTTTCACAGATAGTGCAGAAGATCGTGATAAGCTTCTCTCATTCAGTAATTTGTACATAG GGATTAATGGTTGCTCTCTGAAAACTGCTGAAAATCTTGATGTTGTGAGGGGTATACCAATTGAGAGATTGATGATTGAGACGGACTCTCCATATTGTGAAATCAAGAATACACATGCTGGGATTAAGTTAGTTAAATCGGTCTGGGCTtctaagaagaaagaaaagcatgATGAGCAGTGCATAGTGAAGGGCCGGAATGAACCATGCTTAGTTCG GCAAGTTCTTGAGGTCTTGGCTGGCTGTAAAGGCATCATGGATATCAATCAGCTTAGTGAAACTTTGTACCACAATACCTGCAG
- the LOC101209174 gene encoding putative deoxyribonuclease TATDN1 isoform X2, whose amino-acid sequence MATLRMIDIAVNFTDGMFKGIYHGKQYHAADLAAVLSRAWSAGVQRIIVTGGSLEESREALKIAETDGRLFCTVGVHPTRCKEFEESGDPETYFQALLSLTKEGIEKGKVVAVGECGLDYDRLHFCPADIQKKYFEKQFELAHTTKLPMFLHMRAAAEDFCDIVERNKQRFCAGVVHSFTDSAEDRDKLLSFSNLYIGINGCSLKTAENLDVVRGIPIERLMIETDSPYCEIKNTHAGIKLVKSVWASKKKEKHDEQCIVKGRNEPCLVRQVLEVLAGCKGIMDINQLSETLYHNTCRVFFPQDLDSAADALLAGSRDLEEKI is encoded by the exons ATGGCAACACTGCGAATGATAG ATATTGCAGTTAATTTTACAG ATGGTATGTTCAAAGGAATTTACCATGGTAAGCAATACCACGCAGCTGACCTAGCAGCTGTATTGAGCAGGGCTTGGAGTGCTGGGGTTCAGCGAATCATT GTGACCGGTGGATCACTCGAGGAATCAAGGGAAGCCCTTAAAATTGCAGAAACAGatg GAAGGCTTTTTTGTACTGTGGGTGTGCATCCAACTAGATGCAAG GAATTTGAAGAGAGTGGTGACCCAGAGACATATTTTCAGGCTCTTCTTTCATTGACCAAAGAGGGAATTGAGAAAGGAAAG GTCGTTGCAGTTGGTGAATGTGGATTAGATTATGACAGGCTTCATTTTTGCCCTGCTGATATTCAAAAGAA ATATTTCGAGAAGCAGTTTGAATTAGCACATACAACAAAGCTTCCTATGTTTCTACACATGCGTGCAGCTGCTGAAGATTTTTGTGATATTGTAGAGCGAAATAAGCAAAG GTTTTGTGCTGGAGTTGTTCATTCTTTCACAGATAGTGCAGAAGATCGTGATAAGCTTCTCTCATTCAGTAATTTGTACATAG GGATTAATGGTTGCTCTCTGAAAACTGCTGAAAATCTTGATGTTGTGAGGGGTATACCAATTGAGAGATTGATGATTGAGACGGACTCTCCATATTGTGAAATCAAGAATACACATGCTGGGATTAAGTTAGTTAAATCGGTCTGGGCTtctaagaagaaagaaaagcatgATGAGCAGTGCATAGTGAAGGGCCGGAATGAACCATGCTTAGTTCG GCAAGTTCTTGAGGTCTTGGCTGGCTGTAAAGGCATCATGGATATCAATCAGCTTAGTGAAACTTTGTACCACAATACCTGCAG
- the LOC101209174 gene encoding putative deoxyribonuclease TATDN1 isoform X3: protein MQVTGGSLEESREALKIAETDGLFCFCCLNSVELLICFQTLFLLVQPVVLLVGRLFCTVGVHPTRCKEFEESGDPETYFQALLSLTKEGIEKGKVVAVGECGLDYDRLHFCPADIQKKYFEKQFELAHTTKLPMFLHMRAAAEDFCDIVERNKQRFCAGVVHSFTDSAEDRDKLLSFSNLYIGINGCSLKTAENLDVVRGIPIERLMIETDSPYCEIKNTHAGIKLVKSVWASKKKEKHDEQCIVKGRNEPCLVRQVLEVLAGCKGIMDINQLSETLYHNTCRVFFPQDLDSAADALLAGSRDLEEKI from the exons ATGCAGGTGACCGGTGGATCACTCGAGGAATCAAGGGAAGCCCTTAAAATTGCAGAAACAGatggtttattttgtttttgttgtttaaattCTGTTGAACTTCTTATCtgttttcaaactttgtttctCTTGGTTCAACCTGTTGTTTTGCTTGTAGGAAGGCTTTTTTGTACTGTGGGTGTGCATCCAACTAGATGCAAG GAATTTGAAGAGAGTGGTGACCCAGAGACATATTTTCAGGCTCTTCTTTCATTGACCAAAGAGGGAATTGAGAAAGGAAAG GTCGTTGCAGTTGGTGAATGTGGATTAGATTATGACAGGCTTCATTTTTGCCCTGCTGATATTCAAAAGAA ATATTTCGAGAAGCAGTTTGAATTAGCACATACAACAAAGCTTCCTATGTTTCTACACATGCGTGCAGCTGCTGAAGATTTTTGTGATATTGTAGAGCGAAATAAGCAAAG GTTTTGTGCTGGAGTTGTTCATTCTTTCACAGATAGTGCAGAAGATCGTGATAAGCTTCTCTCATTCAGTAATTTGTACATAG GGATTAATGGTTGCTCTCTGAAAACTGCTGAAAATCTTGATGTTGTGAGGGGTATACCAATTGAGAGATTGATGATTGAGACGGACTCTCCATATTGTGAAATCAAGAATACACATGCTGGGATTAAGTTAGTTAAATCGGTCTGGGCTtctaagaagaaagaaaagcatgATGAGCAGTGCATAGTGAAGGGCCGGAATGAACCATGCTTAGTTCG GCAAGTTCTTGAGGTCTTGGCTGGCTGTAAAGGCATCATGGATATCAATCAGCTTAGTGAAACTTTGTACCACAATACCTGCAG
- the LOC101209174 gene encoding putative deoxyribonuclease TATDN1 isoform X4, which yields MQVTGGSLEESREALKIAETDGRLFCTVGVHPTRCKEFEESGDPETYFQALLSLTKEGIEKGKVVAVGECGLDYDRLHFCPADIQKKYFEKQFELAHTTKLPMFLHMRAAAEDFCDIVERNKQRFCAGVVHSFTDSAEDRDKLLSFSNLYIGINGCSLKTAENLDVVRGIPIERLMIETDSPYCEIKNTHAGIKLVKSVWASKKKEKHDEQCIVKGRNEPCLVRQVLEVLAGCKGIMDINQLSETLYHNTCRVFFPQDLDSAADALLAGSRDLEEKI from the exons ATGCAGGTGACCGGTGGATCACTCGAGGAATCAAGGGAAGCCCTTAAAATTGCAGAAACAGatg GAAGGCTTTTTTGTACTGTGGGTGTGCATCCAACTAGATGCAAG GAATTTGAAGAGAGTGGTGACCCAGAGACATATTTTCAGGCTCTTCTTTCATTGACCAAAGAGGGAATTGAGAAAGGAAAG GTCGTTGCAGTTGGTGAATGTGGATTAGATTATGACAGGCTTCATTTTTGCCCTGCTGATATTCAAAAGAA ATATTTCGAGAAGCAGTTTGAATTAGCACATACAACAAAGCTTCCTATGTTTCTACACATGCGTGCAGCTGCTGAAGATTTTTGTGATATTGTAGAGCGAAATAAGCAAAG GTTTTGTGCTGGAGTTGTTCATTCTTTCACAGATAGTGCAGAAGATCGTGATAAGCTTCTCTCATTCAGTAATTTGTACATAG GGATTAATGGTTGCTCTCTGAAAACTGCTGAAAATCTTGATGTTGTGAGGGGTATACCAATTGAGAGATTGATGATTGAGACGGACTCTCCATATTGTGAAATCAAGAATACACATGCTGGGATTAAGTTAGTTAAATCGGTCTGGGCTtctaagaagaaagaaaagcatgATGAGCAGTGCATAGTGAAGGGCCGGAATGAACCATGCTTAGTTCG GCAAGTTCTTGAGGTCTTGGCTGGCTGTAAAGGCATCATGGATATCAATCAGCTTAGTGAAACTTTGTACCACAATACCTGCAG